Part of the Planctomycetia bacterium genome is shown below.
TGCGGCAGGACTCGACGAAAGCGACTTCAATGTGGTTGCTAACTCGGGAGGCAACGTCAACAACCGATTCATTGCGACGGCACACGTGCAAGGCATTGATGGACCGGCTGGTAGCGGTCACATTTATGCGACCGAAGTCGAGGTAGTGCCCGAACCTGCATCTCTGGCCGTTTGGGGCTGCATCGGTTTGATGGGAATTCCCTACGGCATCTATCGCCGTCGCAAGGCGATCAAGGCGTAGATTACAAGACTGCCCGCCAAGAATGATTCGAGCCGCGCTAACTAGCGCGGCTCGTTTCGTTATTGCTTAGCGGAGATTTGCGGGACGCTCGGCCAAGGCGTTCAACAGGTGTTCCGCAGCGCGTTCCCCGCTGGCGATGCACTGCGGAATGCCCACGCCGCGGTAGGCATTGCCGGCCAGGGCGAGGCCGGAATGTTGGCTGATGGCGGCCTCGATCCGGGCGACGCGTTCCACGTGTCCCAGGTGATACTGCGGCATCGCGTTGCGCCAGCGGAGCACGCGGAATAGCTCTGGTTCGCCGTGGGCTCCGATCAATTCTCCAAGCTCGTGTTGGACGATGCGGCGAATCTCCGCGTCGTCGAGTTCGAGTTGCTCCGGACGCATGGCCCCGCCCAGAAAGACGCGGATCAGCAAGCGCCCGTCGGGCGCGCGGCCGGGGAATTTGAGGCTCGCGTAGCTGGCGGCCAAGATTTCGCGCCCCTCGATTTCCGGTACGACGAAGCCGAAGGAGCGCAGCGGCCGCTGAATCTGTTCCTGATGATAGCCCGCGAGCGCCAGGACCGTGCCGGCGTAAGGAATCGCGGCCAGCTCGTCGGACAACGGTCGATCGGCTTCGCGCAGCAACCTCGCCGCCTGCGGCGCGGGCACCGCGAGGATCACGGCGTCGTGTTCCACGGATTCGCCGTTGGAGAGTCGTAGTCGCCACACTTGTCCGACGCGCTCCAGCCGCGTGATCGGCGTGGAAAGCCTCACCGAGGCTGGCGGCAAGGTCGCGGCCAGTCTGTCCACCAATTGTTGCATGCCGCCGCGCAGCGTCATGAACAGGCTATAACGAGCACCGCTACCGATGGATTCTTCCGTAGACGCTGCCGTCGTCCTTTGC
Proteins encoded:
- the hemG gene encoding protoporphyrinogen oxidase gives rise to the protein MESIGPLPRSNGTAASIAVIGGGLSGLAAAHRLRELSAECVVTLYEASDRLGGVLRSTREDGYLLEHSADSFITNLPEALQLCRRLGLESELLSTLPDRRGAEVVRRGALHRVPEGFMLMAPHDAWQVWRSPLLSWRGKLRLLSECLVPRRAESLADESLASFVTRRLGREAFDRLVQPLVSGIYTADARQLSMAAALTRFWDMERDHGGLMRAVWRQRTTAASTEESIGSGARYSLFMTLRGGMQQLVDRLAATLPPASVRLSTPITRLERVGQVWRLRLSNGESVEHDAVILAVPAPQAARLLREADRPLSDELAAIPYAGTVLALAGYHQEQIQRPLRSFGFVVPEIEGREILAASYASLKFPGRAPDGRLLIRVFLGGAMRPEQLELDDAEIRRIVQHELGELIGAHGEPELFRVLRWRNAMPQYHLGHVERVARIEAAISQHSGLALAGNAYRGVGIPQCIASGERAAEHLLNALAERPANLR